A single window of Zea mays cultivar B73 chromosome 10, Zm-B73-REFERENCE-NAM-5.0, whole genome shotgun sequence DNA harbors:
- the LOC100384853 gene encoding probable DNA primase large subunit isoform X1 produces the protein MEIVRSQRQVAAAASGGGGGGAGALPTYKAAPQLEVRLEEFELFAIDRLRVLKGISDGLSRGKRPEEMEKLVSELWKTHMRHQDPAENLNKDIISHFVLRLVYCRTEELRKWFLSMETTLFRYRFRLESPETQRMLMTEFQLPYKALPYSEFEAVKDKLSQVARSIGQSASVEHVFFKVPFEEVPDLVAGRRVFLSKGYAYVAMSQVVSLVVTQFRCNISKALALTNRKWTATIKEQEKDRLTPIVEALSNAYFGPDYSQPKDAVDISLKDIDQLAKSSFPLCMRHMLDKLRENHHLKHGGRMQFGLFLKGAGLKLEDALAFWRAEFSQKIGSERFDKEYAYAIRHNYGKEGKRTDYTPYSCQKIISATPGVGDHHGCPFRHFGEENLRAALNKMGVGGHALEEVMDKVKNRHYQVACTLTFEATHGVSCDSGINHPNQYFSESQKVLRAKNQTMESQSQSAT, from the exons ATGGAGATCGTGCGCTCCCAGAGGCAGGTCGCCGCCGCAGccagtggcggcggcggcggcggcgcgggggcccTGCCGACCTACAAGGCGGCGCCGCAGCTCGAGGTGCGGCTGGAGGAGTTCGAGCTCTTCGCCATCGACCGCCTCCGAG TTCTCAAGGGGATTTCGGATGGACTCTCGCGTGGGAAGAGGCCGGAGGAGATGGAGAAACTG GTCAGTGAATTGTGGAAGACACACATGAGGCACCAGGATCCAGCAGAGAATTTGAACAAGGATATAATATCGCACTTTGTGCTCCGTCTAGTCTACTGCAGAAC GGAAGAATTGCGGAAGTGGTTTCTCTCCATGGAGACTACACTTTTTCGGTATCGCTTTCGGCTTGAGAGTCCTGAAACACAG AGGATGCTTATGACTGAGTTTCAATTGCCGTATAAAGCACTGCCATACTCAGAGTTTGAG GCTGTGAAAGACAAATTGAGCCAAGTTGCACGTTCCATTGGTCAATCTGCCAGTG TTGAGCATGTGTTCTTCAAG GTACCTTTCGAAGAAGTTCCTGATCTTGTTGCTGGCCGTCGGGTATTTCTTTCAAAAGGCTATGCTTATGTGGCCATGAGCCAG GTGGTTTCTCTAGTGGTTACTCAATTCCGCTGCAATATCTCAAAGGCACTTGCTTTAACAAACAG AAAATGGACAGCAACTATTAAAGAACAAGAAAAGGACAGGTTGACTCCT ATTGTTGAAGCATTAAGCAATGCGTATTTTGGACCTGATTACTCTCAG CCAAAGGATGCTGTTGACATATCTCTAAAGGATATTGACCAACTGGCTAAAAGTTCTTTCCCTCTTTGTATGCGGCATATGCTAGATAAG ttGAGAGAAAACCACCATCTGAAGCATGGCGGCAGAATGCAGTTTGGTCTTTTTCTTAAG GGTGCTGGACTAAAGTTGGAAGATGCTCTTGCGTTTTGGAGGGCGGAATTTTCTCAAAAG ATTGGTTCTGAGCGGTTTGACAAGGAATATGCCTATGCCATCAGACATAATTATGGAAAAGAAGGAAAACGGACA GATTACACTCCATATTCATGTCAAAAGATCATTTCTGCAACACCTGGCGTTGGAGATCACCATGGATGTCCGTTTCGACATTTTGG TGAAGAAAATTTGCGGGCAGCACTCAACAAAATGGGCGTTGGTGGGCATGCATTGGAAGAGGTAATGGATAAAGTGAAGAACAGGCATTACCAG GTAGCTTGCACATTAACCTTTGAGGCCACACACGGTGTCTCCTGTGATTCTGGAATCAACCATCCAAATCAATATTTCAGTGAAAGCCAGAAAGTTCTGCGAGCCAAA AACCAAACAATGGAGAGCCAATCGCAATCAGCAACCTAA